The region TGGACACGAACTCCACGAAGTCGTCGACCTCGAAGGTGGCGCGGGCGGTGTCCTCCACCTGCCACACGACGACGGCGGCGATCTCGATGGGGCTGCCCGAGGCGTCGTTGACCTTCATGACGGAGGTCTCGTGGTTGCGGATGCGCGTGGAGACGGCGTTGCGGTCGGTCAGCGGGTTCACCCAGCGCAGGCCGTCGGTGCGCACGCTGCCGACGTAGCGGCCGAAGAGCTGGACGACGCGGGCCTCGTTGGGGGAGACCATGGTCAGCCCCAGCATGAGGAAGAGGCCGACGACGGCGATGACGGCGCCGACGATGATCGCCGCGAGGAGCGGCACGGCCTCGACCAGGAAGGGCGAACCGGCGACGGCGGCGCCGACGAGCACGATCAGCAGGGCCAGCAGGAACATGCCGATGCCGTCGCGGCTCTTGGCCGTGGTCTCACGGTACTGCGGGGCCTCCCGGTAGCCGGGGGCGGGGGCGGCGGATTCGGTCATGTGCGTTCCTTCTCTCTCAAGTGATGACGCGAGCATAGCATTGTGATATCACTTTTTATAGGAGCCGGGCCACAGGGGCCCACAAGACCGAGAGGAGACGTGGACGCGATGACCACCGACACACCGCGTTTGCGCCCGCCGCACCACCGCGTGGACCCCCGGGCCGTCCGCTGGTGGACCACCCGTTCGCTGATCGCGACGGTCGCCCTCACCGCGGTCCCCGTCGTCCCCGCCCTGATCTGGGAGCCGGTCCGCTTCTGGTTCCTGCTCGCGGCCGCCGCCATCGGGGTCCCCGGCCTGCTGATCACCTTCGTGATGCCGCAGTGGCGGTACCGGGTCCACCGCTGGGAG is a window of Nocardiopsis changdeensis DNA encoding:
- a CDS encoding SPFH domain-containing protein → MTESAAPAPGYREAPQYRETTAKSRDGIGMFLLALLIVLVGAAVAGSPFLVEAVPLLAAIIVGAVIAVVGLFLMLGLTMVSPNEARVVQLFGRYVGSVRTDGLRWVNPLTDRNAVSTRIRNHETSVMKVNDASGSPIEIAAVVVWQVEDTARATFEVDDFVEFVSIQTEAAVRHIAGHYPYDSYDAEGALSLRDNADAITERMSEEVGQRVEAAGVRIVESRFTHLAYAPEIAQAMLQRQQAGALIAARQEIVEGAVGMVDRALSRLSEEHVVELDEERKATMVSNLLVVLCSDRPASPVVNTGTLYQ